Proteins from a single region of Deltaproteobacteria bacterium:
- a CDS encoding SUMF1/EgtB/PvdO family nonheme iron enzyme, whose protein sequence is MAYLREITREPVRQIITAGGKDELVLDGGIGGHSVFTGRLIEALEAVQEFVTARELGLKLQMQVYGDAAARGHSQKPQFGEIYGTGDFVFVPDSAKRALMEKDKVATLKLPGLKRDSAQKEAQSKAHEEQQTRLNVEEQERWEKERRERLPGLERGAEKPEFQIESSVRGPGLLESAEETRKINEAMAELDTDFARKRRQQVARLESEYQGRTALVSTDQPEPWYRVFESELQHKQRIQDEQERRKSIIQALVEARSLKRQELEDRLNMELEARKAPLRERIRGLMSRRFELLPSQVEFELLTYSPGAKWLEVVITLNQSDLVSPDGEGPLRLFGNLPVAEQHKAAQFHEQPNLLIPFVTLRVSEAGEVVVDKAVFGGPENEQIVTVGVSPVWVDPIMGMKFSWVPGGCYEMGCGSWTSNCDEDEKPLHEACVDGLWLGKYEVTQGEWKKLMGSNPSYFQNGDSYPVEQVSWNGVKEFIERLNSRSSDGSYRLPTEAEWEYACRSGGKPEKFSGGNEVDRLAWHDSNSESSTHAVSVNDSNGLGIFEMSGNVREWCEDVYDKNAYAKHSRNNPVITYGGFDRVNRGGGWVSNAEDVRCSNRDWNHPDGRYGGLGFRLVKEP, encoded by the coding sequence GTGGCCTACCTGCGGGAAATTACACGTGAGCCGGTGCGACAGATCATTACCGCGGGGGGAAAGGACGAGCTTGTCCTGGACGGAGGCATAGGAGGTCATTCTGTTTTTACCGGCCGTCTTATCGAGGCGTTGGAAGCTGTTCAGGAATTCGTCACCGCTCGTGAACTGGGATTGAAGCTGCAGATGCAGGTGTATGGAGATGCCGCCGCGAGGGGACACTCGCAAAAGCCTCAGTTTGGTGAGATTTACGGGACAGGAGATTTCGTGTTTGTGCCGGATTCGGCGAAGCGGGCATTGATGGAAAAGGACAAGGTGGCCACCCTGAAGCTGCCCGGACTGAAGAGGGACTCAGCCCAAAAGGAAGCTCAGAGCAAGGCGCATGAGGAACAGCAAACCCGTCTGAATGTTGAAGAACAAGAACGTTGGGAAAAGGAGCGTCGGGAGCGGCTGCCGGGCCTGGAACGCGGTGCGGAAAAGCCCGAATTCCAAATCGAGAGCTCGGTTAGAGGACCGGGGTTGCTCGAGTCGGCCGAGGAAACAAGGAAGATCAACGAAGCGATGGCCGAACTCGATACGGACTTTGCACGGAAACGAAGGCAGCAGGTGGCGAGGCTCGAAAGCGAATACCAGGGGAGAACCGCGCTTGTGTCAACAGATCAGCCCGAACCGTGGTACCGGGTTTTCGAATCGGAGCTGCAACATAAGCAGCGCATTCAGGATGAGCAAGAAAGAAGGAAGTCGATCATTCAGGCGTTAGTGGAAGCACGGAGCCTCAAAAGGCAAGAACTGGAAGATAGATTGAACATGGAATTAGAGGCGCGTAAGGCGCCCCTGCGGGAGCGGATTCGTGGTCTTATGAGCCGGCGGTTTGAACTCTTGCCCTCCCAAGTGGAATTCGAGCTTCTGACGTATTCGCCAGGAGCCAAGTGGCTCGAGGTGGTGATCACCCTCAATCAGTCCGACCTTGTTTCCCCTGATGGAGAGGGTCCGTTGCGGCTGTTCGGCAACTTGCCCGTGGCGGAACAGCACAAGGCGGCTCAGTTCCACGAGCAGCCGAATCTACTGATTCCCTTCGTGACTCTTCGGGTCAGCGAGGCCGGCGAGGTCGTGGTGGACAAGGCGGTCTTTGGCGGACCTGAGAACGAGCAGATTGTGACGGTGGGGGTAAGCCCCGTATGGGTGGACCCCATTATGGGGATGAAATTCAGTTGGGTGCCGGGTGGGTGCTATGAAATGGGTTGCGGGAGCTGGACCAGCAACTGCGACGAAGATGAGAAGCCGCTGCATGAGGCGTGCGTGGACGGTTTGTGGCTGGGGAAGTACGAAGTGACGCAAGGCGAGTGGAAAAAGCTCATGGGAAGCAACCCGTCGTATTTCCAGAACGGCGACAGCTATCCGGTCGAGCAAGTCTCTTGGAACGGCGTCAAGGAGTTCATCGAAAGGCTGAATTCCCGGTCTTCGGACGGCAGCTACCGGCTGCCCACGGAAGCCGAGTGGGAGTATGCATGCCGGAGCGGGGGGAAACCGGAGAAATTCTCCGGCGGAAATGAGGTGGATCGCCTGGCGTGGCACGATTCGAACAGCGAGAGCTCGACCCACGCCGTGAGTGTTAACGACTCGAACGGACTCGGCATCTTTGAAATGAGCGGTAATGTCCGGGAATGGTGCGAGGACGTTTACGACAAGAATGCCTACGCGAAGCACAGCCGGAACAATCCGGTCATCACGTACGGTGGGTTCGATCGGGTCAACAGAGGCGGAGGCTGGGTCAGCAACGCGGAGGACGTTCGGTGTTCGAATCGGGATTGGAATCATCCCGATGGTCGTTACGGCGGACTGGGCTTTCGCCTCGTGAAAGAACCTTAG
- the fusA gene encoding elongation factor G, producing the protein MSEKVSRIRSVALIAHGGSGKTSLAEAILYDSGTTNRIGKVDQGSAVMDFEPEELKRSVSINASFNHFQWKKNLVHLVDTPGDVNFLSDTKIALQGVDAAVVLVDGTDGVKVTTEKVWSYADAFHLPRAVFINKLERERADFFKVLDQLNKVFPNKFVPITIPIGSEHDFKGVADLFKMKAYLYGSDDTGRFEATDIPEELADQAEEMRESLIEFIAESDDELLEKYLDGQELSKEELSRGLTMGIRSGGFVPVLAGSAIKNIGVQPLLDLIVDGFPSPMDRGAFKGTNPDSGEAEERQPDENAPFSALVIKTISDPYAGKLTVFRIISGSLSADSGFYNPAKEQKEKFGQLYYLEGKAQVSIQSTVPGEIAAVAKLKVTSTGDTLCTDSAPIVYPAAEALPASISYAIDAKNKGDEEKVFSGIVKLTEEDPTLKLERDPRTHEILLYGTGQIHLEVTCEKLLRKYGVEAMLKAPKVPYLETVTKEKRGIVYRHKKQTGGRGQFAEVHFDIFPMPRGEGYVFDEALVGMNVPRNFVPAVEKGLDEAKNKGVLAGYPVVDFKIRFYDGKSHDVDSSEMAFKIAASMCFKKAMEDASPILLEPVMKLEITVPDEFMGDVIGDLNGRRGRVLGMEGRGSNQVITAHVPMSEVLKYQPDLTSMTAGRGTFKMELDHYDPMPAPLQEKVIALSKKVEA; encoded by the coding sequence ATGAGTGAGAAGGTTTCGCGCATCAGAAGTGTTGCTTTGATTGCTCACGGAGGCTCCGGCAAGACTTCCCTCGCCGAGGCCATCCTTTATGATTCGGGTACCACCAACCGCATCGGCAAGGTGGACCAAGGTTCCGCTGTGATGGACTTCGAGCCGGAGGAACTCAAGAGAAGTGTTTCGATCAACGCCTCGTTCAACCATTTCCAGTGGAAAAAGAACCTGGTGCATCTGGTGGATACGCCCGGCGACGTAAACTTCCTGAGCGACACCAAGATTGCGCTTCAGGGAGTGGATGCCGCGGTTGTCCTCGTGGACGGCACGGACGGGGTCAAAGTCACTACGGAAAAGGTGTGGTCGTATGCGGACGCCTTTCACTTGCCTCGAGCGGTGTTCATTAACAAGTTGGAACGGGAGCGCGCGGACTTCTTCAAGGTGCTGGATCAACTCAACAAGGTATTTCCCAACAAGTTCGTTCCAATAACGATTCCCATCGGATCCGAACATGATTTCAAAGGCGTGGCCGATCTGTTCAAAATGAAGGCCTATCTCTACGGCAGTGACGATACGGGTAGGTTTGAGGCCACCGACATTCCTGAAGAGCTCGCGGATCAGGCCGAAGAAATGCGCGAATCGCTGATTGAATTCATTGCCGAATCCGACGACGAACTCCTCGAAAAGTATTTGGACGGTCAAGAGCTGTCCAAAGAAGAGCTGTCCCGCGGACTCACGATGGGCATTCGTTCGGGAGGTTTCGTGCCGGTGCTGGCGGGCTCCGCCATTAAGAACATCGGTGTTCAGCCGCTATTGGACCTCATCGTGGACGGTTTTCCTTCTCCGATGGATCGGGGGGCCTTCAAAGGAACCAATCCGGACAGCGGAGAAGCGGAAGAGCGCCAACCGGATGAGAACGCCCCTTTTTCCGCTCTGGTCATAAAAACCATCTCCGATCCTTATGCAGGCAAGTTGACCGTGTTTCGGATCATATCCGGGAGCCTTTCCGCGGATAGCGGTTTTTACAATCCGGCCAAAGAGCAAAAGGAAAAATTCGGACAGCTGTACTACCTGGAAGGAAAGGCCCAGGTTTCCATCCAGTCCACTGTTCCAGGTGAAATCGCGGCCGTGGCGAAATTAAAGGTAACCTCGACCGGCGACACGCTGTGCACCGATTCAGCTCCGATCGTCTACCCTGCCGCGGAAGCGTTGCCGGCAAGCATTTCCTACGCCATCGACGCCAAGAACAAGGGAGATGAAGAAAAGGTCTTCAGCGGGATCGTGAAGCTCACGGAAGAAGATCCCACACTGAAACTGGAACGCGACCCGAGGACCCACGAGATTCTTCTGTACGGCACCGGCCAAATACACCTGGAAGTCACCTGTGAGAAGCTGCTTCGAAAATACGGGGTCGAAGCGATGTTGAAGGCGCCCAAAGTGCCCTATCTCGAGACGGTCACCAAAGAGAAGAGGGGCATCGTCTATCGTCACAAGAAACAGACCGGAGGACGCGGTCAATTCGCGGAAGTCCATTTCGACATTTTTCCCATGCCTCGGGGTGAAGGATACGTCTTCGATGAGGCCCTCGTGGGCATGAACGTTCCCCGCAATTTCGTTCCCGCCGTGGAGAAAGGACTGGACGAGGCCAAAAACAAGGGTGTTTTGGCGGGATATCCGGTGGTGGACTTCAAGATCCGATTCTACGACGGAAAGTCCCATGACGTGGACTCATCGGAAATGGCGTTCAAAATCGCGGCGTCCATGTGCTTCAAAAAGGCCATGGAGGATGCTTCGCCTATTCTGCTGGAACCCGTTATGAAACTCGAAATCACTGTTCCGGATGAATTCATGGGTGATGTGATCGGCGATCTCAACGGGCGTCGAGGAAGGGTGCTCGGCATGGAGGGTCGCGGATCGAACCAGGTGATTACAGCCCACGTACCCATGTCCGAAGTGTTGAAATATCAGCCCGACCTGACATCCATGACTGCTGGAAGGGGCACTTTCAAAATGGAGCTGGATCACTATGATCCCATGCCTGCTCCCCTGCAGGAAAAGGTGATTGCTCTATCCAAGAAAGTCGAAGCCTGA